The DNA segment CCCGCCTGGCATGGCGCCGCATCCTCACGCCGGCTTCCAAATTCTGGATCTGCAAGCGCGCGGTAGAGATGACCGGCGAGGCCATGGAAGTCTTCGGTGGCAACGGCTATGTGGAAGATGGGCCCATGGGCCGGCTGTTCCGCGAAGCCCCGGTCAACTCGATCTGGGAGGGCTCCGGCAACGTGATGTGCCTGGACGTGCTACGCGCCATCGGCCGCAACCCGCACGACTACCTGCGGGTGCTGGAACACATGAGCGTGGTCGGCGCGGACGAGCCACGCATCCAGGCCAGCGTCGCGGCATTGCGCGCGGCGCTGCGCCTGCCCGAGGAAGAGCAGCAGGCCGAGGCACGCCGCACCACCACGCGGCTGGTGCTGACCGCCCAGGCCTGCCTGATGCTCCAGCACGCCGATACGGCCACCGCCGACGCCTTCCTTGCCAGCCGCTTCGACCCCGAATGGGGCGCCGTCATGGGTATCAGCGCGGGCCAGAGCCATGCCGCGCGCATCCTGGAGATGGCCTGGGCCGCCTGACGCCAGCACAGCCTTACCGCACCGTGGCAGGGTTCAGGCCGCGCAGAGCTCCAGCAATTGCTCGTCGCGAAAGCCCCATTGCGCCGGATCCTCGAACCCCGCCACGGTATCCTCCGTCTCGCGCAGATCGAGCGTCTCGGGGCCGAGGCGGGCGGCCTCGCTCACCGAGTAGAACACCTTGACCTGCGGGCGCAGCGGCTCGTTGTCGTTCTGCGCGAAGACCACCGCCAGCCGTCCGGAACGCAAGCGCAGCACCGTGCCCAGCGGATAGATGCCAATGGACCGGGTGAAGGCCTGGAACACGGTACGATCGAACAGTGTATCCACCCGCACCGCCATATACTCCAGCGCCCGCGCGGGCGTCCACGCCTGGTGCCCGGGCCGGTTGGAGGTCAGGGAGTCATAGGCGTCGCACACCGCGGCAATCTTGGCGTGCACGCTGATCTCGTTGCCATGCAGGCCAAACGGATAGCCGCGCCCGTCGATGCGCTCGTGGTGGTGCATGCAGACATCGAGGGGAATATTGCTGTAGAGCTTGGCCTCGTTGAGGACGCGGTAACCCACCGAAGGATGACGCTGCACCATCGCTACCTCGGCGGCGGTCATTTCGCCCTGCTTGTGCAGCACGTGCGTGGGCACGGAAATCTTGCCGATATCGTGCACCAGGCCCGCCAGCCCGAGCTGCTGCACCGCAGCATTGTCCAGGCCAAGGGTGCGGCCGAGCGCGATCATCAGCGCGCAGACCGCGAAGGAATGCAGATAGGTGTAGTCGTCCCGCACCTTGAGCCGCGCCAGCGCGATCAGCGCCTGCGAATGGCGGGTCAGCGAATTCGATACGGAATCGACCAGCATCAGGGCACCCTCCACCTCCAGTGCCCGGCCCATGCGGGCATTCGTGAACATCGACCCGACCACCGCCTTGCCGTTCTTCATCACCTCCCGGGCCAGCCCGAACTCCACCTCCAGCGGCACCCCCGACTGCGGCACGGCGCCGGCCGGCTCGTCCGCGACGGGCTTCACGCTCAAGGACCCCGACGCCGCCAGTTGCACGGGCGGCGGCACACCCTTGCCCTTGAGCAGATCGATCCAGACCTCCTCGACCTTGGAGGCGATCATCTGGTCGATCTGTTCCTGGTTGTTCACCAGGAAGCGGGAGCGCCAGAAGGGATGCTCCAGCCATGCCCCCCCCACCCTGGCCACGAACATTCCGACTTGAAGCTGTTGGGTCTTGATCCGTTTCAGCATGCCAGCTCCTCGCGTACAGATTGAATAAGGCGTGGCCACTTAACGGCAAGGAGACGAAATACTTTAGGGCTGACGGGCATTCCCTTGGCCCGGGCAGGCACCCGCATGCACGGATGGGGCAGGCAAATGGCACTTCAGCCCTTCAACGCTTCAACGCTTCAACCCTTACCCCGCGGCCGCCTGGCGGCAGGTTTCGGCGCGGCTTCCGTCTCCCCGGCCTGGGCGGACTTCATGAAGCTGCTTTCGCTGGTCATCACGCCGACGATCCGCGCAAGCTGGCGGCTGAGGCTGATGTAGGCGTGGCCCATGCGGGCATCGAAGTACAGCGAATCGCCGCGCGCCAGGCGCACCCGCTCGCCGCCGTCGAAATGCACCTCGATCTCCCCGGAGAGTACGTACACGAACTCCTCCCCGGGATGGCGCGCGAAATCCTCGGGTCCCGCGATACGGCGCGCGTGCACGGTGCTGACCACCGGAATCATCTGCTTTCCCACCGCCTCGGTACCGAGGAACTCATAGGAAAACGACACGCCCCGATAGGTCACGCCCTCGCCGGCCCGCGTCACGACGGGCCCCTGGAATGGCGCTGGCTTGGCGCCGGCGCCCGCGAACATCGAGCCCATGTCCATCCGCAGCGCCTTGCCCAGCGCGGCAAAATTCTCGTAGCCCAATGCCAGCTGCCCGCGCTCCGCGCGCGAGATGGTGGTGATCGACACGCCCGACAGCTCGGCCAGATGTGCCAGCGTCCAGCCAAAGGCCTTGCGCGCACTGCGCAGGCGCTTGCCAAAGGTCTCGCGGTCGAGCGTGCGCGACTCGTCGCTATCGTCGCTGCCGCGCCCCGGGGCGATGTGTGTTTTCAAGCCTGCGTCCTTTTTTCCGTTGGAGCGGATGCTATCAGACGGCACAGCCGGGTACATCCCATGCTGCTCACTTTAGTGCAAAATTTGCGTATTCGCAATTTGCATATTCGCAAATTCTTGAATACACTCACTCGCATTCCAAAGCACCAGCGCCCACGAGCGCGCTCAGTCCCACCACCATCATGCGCACAACTCACGCCGCTTCGCCGATATCAGCCGACTACCTCGTCATCGGGGGTGGCATTGCCGGCGCGTCCGTCGCGCACTGGCTCGCGCCGCATGGCCGCGTCATCGTGCTCGAGCGCGAGGCCCAGCCTGGCTACCACTCGACCGGCCGCTCGGCGGCGCTCTTCATGGAGAGCTATGGCACGCAGCAGGTACGCGCGCTGACCATGGCAAGCCGCGCTTTCCTGCAGGACCCGCCGCCGGGCTTTGCCTCGCATCCGCTGCTCACCCCGCGCGGCGCGCTCATGATCGCCGGCCCCGGACAATTGCCGCTGCTCGAAGCGCACTGGGAGATGCTGCGCGCCATGGACCCCGATGCGCGCCGCCTGAGCGCCGAGCAAGCACGCGAGCGCGTGCCGGCGCTGCGCCCAGAACAGGTGCTGGGCGCCGTGTATGAGCCCAACGCGGCGGACATGGATGTGCATGCCATCCACCAAGGCTATCTGCGCGGCATGCGCCAGGCCGGCGGCAAGCTGGTGTGCGATGCCGAAGTCAGCGCCATTGCGCGCGTGCAGGGCCACTGGCGCGTGGAGGCGGGCGGGGCGGTCTATGAAGCGCCCGTGCTGCTCAACGCCGCCGGCGCCTGGGTCGACGCCATTGCGCGGCTGGCCGGCGTGCAGCCGCTGGGAATCGAGCCCCGCCGCCGCTCCGCGTTCATCTTCGCGCCGCCCGCGGACATGGACACGGACCGCTGGCCCATGGTCTTCGGCGCCGGCGAGGACTGGTACTTCAAGCCCGATGCCGGCATGTTGCTGGGCTCGCCGGCCAATGCCGATCCGGTCGAGCCACAGGACATCCAGCCCGAGGAAATGGATATCGCGCTCGCCATCCACCGCATCGAGCAAGCCACCTCGCTGGCAATCCGCCGCCCCACCCGCACCTGGGCCGGGCTGCGCTCCTTCGTCGCCGACGGCGACCTGGTCGGCGGCTTTGACGACGCGGCACCCGGCTTCTTCTGGGTGGCTGGCCAGGGCGGCTACGGCATCCAGACTTCGGCCGCCATGGGCGAAACCTGCGCCGCGCTTGCGCGCGGCCTGCCCGTGCCCGCGCATCCCGCATCGTTCGGCCTGACCGCCGAGATGCTGGGGCCCGCGCGGCTGCGCCGCCTGGCTGACCCGACCTGAATCGCGTTGCCCCCCCCAAATCGCCGATCGCCAATCGCCAAATTGACCAGGAGTTCACCACCGTGCGTGTCTTCAGTGCCTCCCTCGCCACCGAAACCAACACCTTCGGGCCGATGCCGACCGGCCTCGCCTCCTTCAGGGACCGCGGCTACTTCCCGGCCGGCCAGCACCCAGAGCAGATGACGTTCTTCTCCGGCCCGCTGTGGGCCGCCCGGCTGCGCGGCAAGGAGCGCGGCTGGCAGTTGTCCGAAGGCATGGTAGCCGGCGCGCAGCCCAGCGGCACCACCACGCGCCATGCCTACGAAACCCTGCGCGAGGAACTGCTGGCCGACCTGCGCGCGGCGCTGCCCGTGGACATGGTGCTGCTAGGCCTGCACGGCGCGATGGTGGCCGATGGCTACGACGACTGCGAAGGCGACCTGCTGCAGCGCGTGCGCGCCATCGTCGGGCCGCAGGTGGTGATCGGCGCGGAACTCGATCCGCACAGCCACCTGACGCCGGAGATGGTCGAGCATGCCGACGTGCTGATCGCCTTCAAGGAATACCCGCACACCGACGTGCTGGAGCGCGCCCTGGAACTGGTCGACCTGTGCGCGGCCAAGGTGCAGGGCAAGGTCCGCCCCGTGGCTGCCGTGGTCGACTGCGAGATGATCGTTACCGTTCATACCTCGCGCGAGCCGGCGCGCGGCTTCGTGGACCGCATCCAGTCGCTGGAAGGCCGCGACGGCGTGCTGTCGGTCTCGATCGCGCACGGCTTCTCGTGGGGAGACGTGCCCGGCATGGGCACCAAGGTGCTGGTCTACACCGATGGCAACCAGGCCCAGGCCGATGCGCTGGCCCGCCAGCTGGCCGACGAGCTGATCGGCATGCGCGAGGCGCTCACGGTGCGCTATCCCGACATCGACACCGCGCTCGACGAGGCCCTGGCCTTCGACGGCGGCCCGGTGGTGCTGGCAGACGGCGCCGACAATCCCGGGGGCGGCGCGGCAAGCGACTCCACCTTTATCCTGCGCCGCATGATCGAGCGCGGCATCGCCAACGCCGCCGTCGGCCCGCTGTGGGACCCGATCGCGGTGCGCATCGCCTTTGATGCGGGTGTGGGCGCGCGCCTGGCGATGCGCATCGGCGGCAAGATCAGCCCGCTCTCGGGTGATCCGCTGGACCTGGACTGCACGATCAAGGCCTTGCTGCCCGACATGGTGATGACGGGCCTGTCGAACACGCCGATGCAGATGGGCGATTGCGCGCTGGTGGAAGCCAACGGCATCGACATCGTGCTGATTACCCTGCGCAACCAGGCGATGGGCACGGATCTGTTCACGCAACTGGGCTGCGACCTCGCGCGCAAGAAGATCATCGTGGTCAAGTCCTCGCAACATTTTTACGCCTCGTTCTCGACGGTGGCCAGGCACGTGATCTACGTAGGCGCCCCCGGCGCCGTGACGCTCGACCTCACGACCCTGCCCTACCGCAAGGTGCGCCGGCCCAAGTGGCCGCTTGACGCAGCGGCGGCCTGAGCACCGCGCGCCGGTTCGCAACGGCAACAACGATAACAACGACAACAACAAGAAAGGAGACACGCCCATGAAACCGAATCCCACCCTGCGCACCGCTCTGGCGGCGAGCGCACTCGCCCTGGCCAGCGCCAGCCTTCCCGTGCTGGCGCAGACCAAGACCCTCAAGGTCGTAGCCCATGCCGACCTGAAGATCCTCGACCCGACTTTCACCACCGCCTACATCACGCGCAACTTCGGCTACATGGTCTACGACACGCTGTTCGCGCAGGACGCGAGCGGCAAGCCGCAACCGCAGATGGTGGAAAAGTACAGCAGTGCCAAGGACGGCAAGCAGTGGAGCTTCACCCTGCGCCCCGGCCTCAAGTTCTCGGATGGCAGCGCGGTCACCGCGGCCGACGCCGTCGCATCGCTGCAGCGCTGGAGCGCGCGCGACAGCCTGGGCCGCGCCATGGGCGACGCTGGCGCCGAATGGAAGGCGCTCGACGCGCGCAGTTTCACGCTCACGCTCAAGGAGCCCTTTGGCATGGTGCTCGATGCGCTGGCCAAGCCTTCGGGCTTCCCGCCGGTGATCCTGCCGGAGCGCCTGGCCAGGATGCCCGCCACCGCGCCGCTGCCCGAGGTGATGGGCTCCGGCCCCTTCATCTTCAAGCGCGACGAATGGGTACCGGGCAACAAGGCGGTCTTCGTGCGCAACCCGAACTACGTGGCGCGCAGCGAACCGGCGAGCGGCCTCGCCGGCAGCAAGAAGAGCCAGTTCGACCGCGTGGAATGGCTCTACCTGCCGGATGCCAACAGCGCCATCGCGGCGCTCAAGCGCGGCGAGGTCGACCTGGTCGAGCAGGTGCCGCCGGACTACATCGCCCCGCTGCGTGCCGACACCAGCGTCAAGATCGGCTCGGGCGGCGCCTACCAGGGCGTGCTGGTGATGAACCAGCTCCATCCGCCCTTCAATAACCCGAAGGTCCGCCAGGCCTTCCTGCAGGCGGTAAGCCAGGAGCGCTTCACCGCGGCCATGGGGTATCCACTCGATATGCGCATGAACTACTGCGCCACCTACTTCATCTGCGGCGGCCCCAACGATACGACGGCCGGCGCCGAGCCGTATCGCAAGGCCGACCTGGCGCGCGCCAAGCAGTTGCTCGGCGCGGCCGGCTACAAGGGCGAGAAGGTGGTGGTGCTGGTGCCGACCGACGTGCCCCAGCTCAACGCCGAGGCCCTGATGGCGGCGCAGACCATGCGCAGCATGGGCATGAACGTGGACATGCAGAACATGGACTGGGCATCCATCGGTGCGCGCCGCGCCAAGCGCGAAGCGCCCGAGGCCGGTGGCTGGAGCATGTACGTGACCGTGGCGGGCGAGTTCGATTCGAATTCGCCGATCACCAACGCCTACCTCAGCGCCGCCTGCGGCAACAGCCTGCCCGGCTGGCCCTGCGACAAGCCGCTCGATGCGCTACGCACCGCCTGGATCCGCGAGACCGTGCCGGCCAAGCGCAAGGAATTGCTCGATGCCTTCCAGAAGCGCGCCTATGAGGCCGTGCCCTATGTGAATGCCGGCCAGTACTCGGCGGCCTTCGCGGCACGCGCCAGCCTCAAGGGCGTCGACAAGCTGTGGGCTGGCATGCCCACGGTCTGGATGCTCGACAAGTAAAAACGACGAACGACGAACAAAAAACGAAGAACGACCCACCGAGGAGACACGACGATGGGCTACCTGCTCCGACGCCTGGCCGCGACGCTACCCGTGATGGCGGTGGTCGCCATCGTGGTGTTCCTGCTGATCCACTTGTCGCCGGGCGACCCGGCCGCACTGATCGCGGGCGACCTTGCCACGGTCGACGACATCACCAGACTGCGTGGCGCGCTGGGCCTGGACCTGCCGCTGTGGCGGCAGTTCGTGCTGTGGCTCGGCCGGCTCGCCACCGGCGACCTCGGCACCTCGATCTTCACCCAGGTGCCGGTGGCCCGGTTGCTGGCGCAGCGGCTGGAACCCACGGCCTGCATTGCCGCGCTGACCATGCTGCTGACCTTGCTGGTCGCGGTGCCGCTGGGCACGCTTGCGGCCTACCGCGCCGGCAGCTGGATCGACCGGCTGGTGATGTTGTTCGCGGTGCTGGCGTTTTCCCTGCCGGTGTTCCTGGTGGGCTACCTGCTGGTCTATGCCTTCGCCATCCAGCTGCCGTGGTTTCCGGTGCAGGGCTATGCGCGCCTGGCCGACGGCATCGGCGAATGGCTGCGCAGCCTGGTCCTGCCCTGCGTCAACCTGGCGCTGGTCTATATCGCGCTGGTGACGCGCATGACGCGCGCCACCGTGCTTGAGGTGCTGCACGAGGACTACATCCGCACCGCGCGCGCCAAAGGCCTGGGCGTGCTGCCGGTGCTGGGCCATGCGCTGCGCAACGCGGCAATCCCGATCGCCACCACCATCGGCATGGGCATCGCGCTGCTGATCGGCGGCGTGGTCGTCACCGAGACCGTGTTCGCGATTCCCGGCGTCGGCCGCCTGGTGGTCGACTCGGTGCAGCGCCACGATTACCCGGTGATCCAGAGCGTGCTGTTGATCTCGGCCGGCGTCTACGTGCTGATCAACCTGATGATCGACCTGAGCTACCGCCTGTTCGATCCGCGCATCAAGTACTGACATCCGGTACCAACCCCATCCTTGCCGCGAGACCTGTCACCATGTCCACCTCCCTGCCTGTGACCGATGGCGCTGCCCCCAGCGCGGCGGTGC comes from the Cupriavidus basilensis genome and includes:
- a CDS encoding NAD(P)/FAD-dependent oxidoreductase, encoding MRTTHAASPISADYLVIGGGIAGASVAHWLAPHGRVIVLEREAQPGYHSTGRSAALFMESYGTQQVRALTMASRAFLQDPPPGFASHPLLTPRGALMIAGPGQLPLLEAHWEMLRAMDPDARRLSAEQARERVPALRPEQVLGAVYEPNAADMDVHAIHQGYLRGMRQAGGKLVCDAEVSAIARVQGHWRVEAGGAVYEAPVLLNAAGAWVDAIARLAGVQPLGIEPRRRSAFIFAPPADMDTDRWPMVFGAGEDWYFKPDAGMLLGSPANADPVEPQDIQPEEMDIALAIHRIEQATSLAIRRPTRTWAGLRSFVADGDLVGGFDDAAPGFFWVAGQGGYGIQTSAAMGETCAALARGLPVPAHPASFGLTAEMLGPARLRRLADPT
- a CDS encoding M81 family metallopeptidase codes for the protein MRVFSASLATETNTFGPMPTGLASFRDRGYFPAGQHPEQMTFFSGPLWAARLRGKERGWQLSEGMVAGAQPSGTTTRHAYETLREELLADLRAALPVDMVLLGLHGAMVADGYDDCEGDLLQRVRAIVGPQVVIGAELDPHSHLTPEMVEHADVLIAFKEYPHTDVLERALELVDLCAAKVQGKVRPVAAVVDCEMIVTVHTSREPARGFVDRIQSLEGRDGVLSVSIAHGFSWGDVPGMGTKVLVYTDGNQAQADALARQLADELIGMREALTVRYPDIDTALDEALAFDGGPVVLADGADNPGGGAASDSTFILRRMIERGIANAAVGPLWDPIAVRIAFDAGVGARLAMRIGGKISPLSGDPLDLDCTIKALLPDMVMTGLSNTPMQMGDCALVEANGIDIVLITLRNQAMGTDLFTQLGCDLARKKIIVVKSSQHFYASFSTVARHVIYVGAPGAVTLDLTTLPYRKVRRPKWPLDAAAA
- a CDS encoding ABC transporter substrate-binding protein: MKPNPTLRTALAASALALASASLPVLAQTKTLKVVAHADLKILDPTFTTAYITRNFGYMVYDTLFAQDASGKPQPQMVEKYSSAKDGKQWSFTLRPGLKFSDGSAVTAADAVASLQRWSARDSLGRAMGDAGAEWKALDARSFTLTLKEPFGMVLDALAKPSGFPPVILPERLARMPATAPLPEVMGSGPFIFKRDEWVPGNKAVFVRNPNYVARSEPASGLAGSKKSQFDRVEWLYLPDANSAIAALKRGEVDLVEQVPPDYIAPLRADTSVKIGSGGAYQGVLVMNQLHPPFNNPKVRQAFLQAVSQERFTAAMGYPLDMRMNYCATYFICGGPNDTTAGAEPYRKADLARAKQLLGAAGYKGEKVVVLVPTDVPQLNAEALMAAQTMRSMGMNVDMQNMDWASIGARRAKREAPEAGGWSMYVTVAGEFDSNSPITNAYLSAACGNSLPGWPCDKPLDALRTAWIRETVPAKRKELLDAFQKRAYEAVPYVNAGQYSAAFAARASLKGVDKLWAGMPTVWMLDK
- a CDS encoding HD-GYP domain-containing protein; the encoded protein is MLKRIKTQQLQVGMFVARVGGAWLEHPFWRSRFLVNNQEQIDQMIASKVEEVWIDLLKGKGVPPPVQLAASGSLSVKPVADEPAGAVPQSGVPLEVEFGLAREVMKNGKAVVGSMFTNARMGRALEVEGALMLVDSVSNSLTRHSQALIALARLKVRDDYTYLHSFAVCALMIALGRTLGLDNAAVQQLGLAGLVHDIGKISVPTHVLHKQGEMTAAEVAMVQRHPSVGYRVLNEAKLYSNIPLDVCMHHHERIDGRGYPFGLHGNEISVHAKIAAVCDAYDSLTSNRPGHQAWTPARALEYMAVRVDTLFDRTVFQAFTRSIGIYPLGTVLRLRSGRLAVVFAQNDNEPLRPQVKVFYSVSEAARLGPETLDLRETEDTVAGFEDPAQWGFRDEQLLELCAA
- a CDS encoding ABC transporter permease — translated: MGYLLRRLAATLPVMAVVAIVVFLLIHLSPGDPAALIAGDLATVDDITRLRGALGLDLPLWRQFVLWLGRLATGDLGTSIFTQVPVARLLAQRLEPTACIAALTMLLTLLVAVPLGTLAAYRAGSWIDRLVMLFAVLAFSLPVFLVGYLLVYAFAIQLPWFPVQGYARLADGIGEWLRSLVLPCVNLALVYIALVTRMTRATVLEVLHEDYIRTARAKGLGVLPVLGHALRNAAIPIATTIGMGIALLIGGVVVTETVFAIPGVGRLVVDSVQRHDYPVIQSVLLISAGVYVLINLMIDLSYRLFDPRIKY
- a CDS encoding helix-turn-helix domain-containing protein; protein product: MKTHIAPGRGSDDSDESRTLDRETFGKRLRSARKAFGWTLAHLAELSGVSITTISRAERGQLALGYENFAALGKALRMDMGSMFAGAGAKPAPFQGPVVTRAGEGVTYRGVSFSYEFLGTEAVGKQMIPVVSTVHARRIAGPEDFARHPGEEFVYVLSGEIEVHFDGGERVRLARGDSLYFDARMGHAYISLSRQLARIVGVMTSESSFMKSAQAGETEAAPKPAARRPRGKG